The genomic region GCACTTTGTCAATGGCTGCCAacagttatatgtttaaaataaggCCACACCTGTTTTGTTTGATTGATAAACTACACATATTAGtctgaaaatgtgaaaaaacaattttgaaaaaatacatgattgtgaAAATATGATGCTCAAgttaaataatatgatatacCAGGGGTATTGGTGGTTAAAATTTCAATTGCTATATTGCTGTTTTTCTCTTCAGTAGTTGTGACAGACATAatgtaacatgtttttgcttttctgttttaaaagaCAGTTGTACCAGAAAATTgtgaacaaaaatacatttgctttgACTCTGGCtaacactttaaataaatgttgttgatgATCATCATCTCCCCTTCTTGttgattttgtgtatttaaacaaattaaaaatcataacatttcaaagaaaatgttgatCTGTGAGCAACATGTTTAATTGCATGACCCCTATTTGCTAAGACACGCAACTTGACTTTAGACAATTACCTTTAAACTGCTCTGTCTGTCAAAGATTTTATCACTCTGGACTCTTAACACATTCTGTGATGGTGGcttgatttctttaaaaacagagTTTGCTGTTCATGCAATTTATCAATGGAGGGTTAGCTTCAGCTTTGTtcttttgatttaatatttgagTATACTCAACACCAAACCCAGCTGAACTTATAATTGAGCACTGGTAGACTTCAAATCTAATAATGATGTTTGGTACCTCTGACTTTATTCCTAGGATATCTTTTTATAACAGCCCTAATTTTTTAAAATGGAACCCAAAAGATCCTAATTTTAGCTCTAAAATTTGTTCAGAATATAAgcgttaatttattttgagaaGCTGCTGGAAATCCTGTATTAACTATCACCATTTCTTGAGggtacaatgtacatgtatccaAGCTAgatgtaattatatttatatttatttaaacaaacattgttaATTCATGATGTTGAATGctatgataaataataatgaatattgaatttATGTTGGTGTCACTGTCATGAACATCACATTTTTTGGTGTAAAACTCTCGTTTTTgtgaaatgcacttttttgtatgatgaaataaagtgtggcaaatcattaggagtgtaaaactaagataccaaaagttGAAACCCTTCAGTATATGCTCAAATGTTGTCTTTGAATACCACAATTTTTATTAgccttatgcaccagtcaattgtaaccacggccccaccAGGTCCGTGGGTAtactggggaaatgggccgtgtttttacctttcaggtggccctggggtgcggggccatttggcggGGACTTTTTCAGCAGTTTGTTGCCACAGAGCAGGCATATAActtgggattggctggaccgaaagtcaaagtccccgccaTTCCCTGGACTTGGGGGAGTGGGGATGGGAggcgtagttacaattgactggtgcattaataacACCTATGGTCACTTAAAGTGACTTGCTCattttttgtgtcgcctgaaaagacgacatataggggttacttttgtcatcggcggcggcgtccgcgtcccattttcgcttgtccggggtatatctcctaaactattagtggtatcaacttgaaacttcatatgtacatagatctaattgagggcaagtgcagtgcacaagaactgttgctcttgcttccatattttttagagttattgccctttgttatttttcatgcttaaagttttgtccggggcatatcttgtacaatataagagttatcatcttgaaacttcatatgtagatagatctcatggagggcaagtgcagtgcacaataacagtaactcttgctttcttagttttaaaattattgccctttgttaattttcatgcttaaagttttgtccggggcatatcttaaaGAATTAAGAgatatcaacttgaaacttcatagctagatagatctcattgagggcaagtgcagtgcacaataacagtaactcttgctttcttagttttaaagttattgccctttgttaattttcatgcttaaagttttgtccggggcatatcttgaagaatataagaggtatcaacttgaaacttcatagctagatagatctcattgagggcaagtgcagtgcacaataacagtaactcttgctttcttagttttaaagttattgccctttgttaattttcatgcttaaagttttgtccggggcatatcttgaagaatataagaggtgtcaacttgaaacttcatagctagatagatctcattgagggcaagtgcagtgcacaagaaccgttactcttgctgccatatttttagagttattgccctttgttaattttcttgcttaggttttgtccgtggcatatctcgtaaactataggaggtttcaacctgaaacttattccgtaggtatatctgattgagggttcaaatgccacctacacttgaaagttaaatggcaacatcattgtctataaatgaataaaatgccaatctaacagctataatgtcgacagtaaataattcgtcaggcgacacatccgactcgcggagttctagtttgaACAAACCGTGCACTAGTTTTCCAGGTAAtgatgcatctgaaaacacttattttatcattattttactctatgatattgaaattgcagaaaaaaatatggtgATAGCATAACAAAGTATTTTGGCTTTAGTGGGGTTTGAACCCTCACTGATcaagttaaaacaaatttagcatctatttttttcttgactttactcTTGTGACGAGTGGATCTGGATCCGCTAGGATGCTAGgacaaaaaagtataaaaatcagccaaagttgaaGTATGCGTACCTGACCATACATACAGTATGATCTTTGCCCCCCAAACTCCCCATGCACAATTATGTTAGCTACGCCCATGATTGTCGACAACAATATAAAAGTAGCCTGTCTCTGAGACAGAtgtcttaatattttaaaccCATTGCggaaaatatgttatgttttttaaaacagaaaatcgGAAAAAAGCATTGAATGTTTAAAAGCtgttgattttaattgttttattcacttTGATGATTTTAAGATTAGTAAGACGGTGGcgaaaaagtttaaacaaatgataaaaggtCGGAGTAATATGATTGTATTGTCCCAGATGTAAGttaataaagaaaagaaatttaaattatCGTCAAACGCTTCTGCAGACGACGAGAACTACTTTACTGCGGAGGGTTAAAACCACGCAGTCTATCATGCGTCTAGGTAACTCAGCTAGCGAACTGGCAGAGTTAATTGCTTACCTGGCAGATATTTTCACAGTGAATGAGATATATTCATGGAATGTTTCCTGGTATGATTTTCCCGCAGATCTTGCAAAATGCGATAAGCAGACAATGGCGGCGAGTAAATCGTAATTTTTCGTCAAATTCGTTGAGAAATAAACAGAGGACAACAGTCCAAGTGCAGCAGACGCTTGGATCGAGACATATAATCTACTTTCGGTTTAAGGTAGGTCAAATTGAACATCGACTTTTGAGATAACACGCGTTTATCGAGTTTATTTACTTAGTATTCTTCCTGACTCTTCTATCACCGACGTCTATTCTACTAAAACATTCAACGCAACGTTCTTAATATCGTGTTAAAACGCTCAAAATCTGGGAACAGTAGAACCTAGACTAGAAATTAAAATGATAGGATTGGTTTGTAACatacgtacaattatttggactacgtattttttaataattgggtactgtattttataatagttgaaATTGTTAGTTgataaattattacattttgatttCACTATTAAAAGTAATATGCATGCATTTCAGAGATACACATCCACCATGTCACGCCAGGGGTTACCTGTAGATGAAGGAGTGTTGTTTGGAATTGGAAACTCACTACTGGACATCACAGTTGTCACAGATGAGAACTTCCTGAAACGTTTTGATCTAAAAGCCAATAATGCCATCATTGCTGGGGAAAAACACAAAGAGATTTATCATGCCATGCTGGATGAGTTTGAACCATCATTTTTACCTGGTGGTGCTACTCAGAATAGTATACGAGTTGCTCAATGGCTTCTGGGAAGACCAAAGGCCACAACATTCTTCGGTAGTGTAGGCCATGATAAATTTGGGGATATTCTAAAGTCAACTGCTGAAAGTGTGGGCGTCAATGTTCGATATCAAGTAGTTGAAGGTCTTAGCACAGGGAGATGTGGGGCTGTGATTACTGGAGAGGATCGATCATTAGTCACTGAGTTGGGAGCTGCAGAGAAGTTTGATGCCAAGTTTCTTGATGAACCTGAAAATTGGGCACTTGTTGAAAAAgccatgtatttttatataggTGGATTCTTTCTACCTGTAAGTATGGATGCAGTATTGAAACTTTTACAGCATGCagttaaaacagataaaactgTGGTTATGAATCTCCATGCGACTTTCCTTTGCCAGTATTTTGCAGATAAGGACCTAAATCTCATGCAGTATGTAGATGTGCTGTTTGGAAATGGAGATGAAGCAGCAGAGCTTTGTAAGAATATGGGCTTTTCTACCACTGATATTAAGGAAGTGGCAATCAAAACATCTCAACTGCCAAAACTTAACAAATCCCGGGAGAGAATTGTAGTGTTTACTCAGGGACGGGATCCAACAATTGTTGCCCAAGGAGGTCATGTCACAGAATATCCGGTCGTACCAGTTCCTCATGACCAGATAAAGGATACTAATGGATGCGGTGATGCCTTTGTGGGAGGCTTCCTGTCCCAGCTTGCCCTGGGCAAGCCAGTTGTGGACTGCCTCAAGTGTGGCTTCTATGCCTCAAGGGTTGTTATTCAGTATTTTGGCTGCAACTACCCTGATGCACCGGACTTTCCGTAATGTTGCCTTTGAACATGTATTAGTACATTGTCTTCCTCACTCAAAAAGTTGTGTCAAATTCTCCAATAAGGGTTAATATTGTTGTACCAAAGTACTTTTTTGTAGTTGTTCCATTACAACAGAAGTTACTGTTCCAATACAAACTTGTACAAGATTCAAAGAAATCACCCATACATTATTATGCATTATACAATATAGTTAAACTTTGAAGTTTAATATATGATatcaatttatacaaaaatcgaatataatacttatctttgTAAATTATCTGAATCGTAATGTTGTTGATCAGGCAttgaaaatattgacaattgctggtaatcaatatatttatgaaaataactgtaTTGTTTACTCCCTGATAGTTATCCATGCTGTTCCAACCTTACCTGTATACATGATACTTCTTATATAAACCCTATATGAGTGACTGACTTCTCCAAAGGTGACTCTATACCTCCATAAAGCATTTTTTCCTAGCCAATATCGTAGCGCTTATAATATATCTTACAGAAAAACAATGCACCTGCTAATAAAAGTTGCCAATGCAGaaataaacagtttatttgGTATGGCGATGAGAAGTTAATAGAAACTGATCTGCATCAGTTCTTCATGGAAAACTTCATGGAAAACTAGTGTAATTAGCAAAGGTAATGGGTACTTAATCTTTTATTTGTAAGtttgtttattgaattgttGAGTTACAGTCAATGGAGATACATTTGCCATTGGTATGAATCTGTGCACTTGTGGCATAAAGGGTAACATAATGAAAttcctatgttaaaaatttCCCCAAACACACATTTTTGTGGCTGCTGTTGTGATTTGttaactggtgcataatgcacaTTTTATCTGCAACCTCTGATAATTCTGCATATTTATGCCCTcatgtattcattttcaaaagtgtATCACTTATTTGGTTGAATCTTATCTCAAGTGCTCTGAGTGTGCATCAGTATTTAAGATGTGGTATTGATTTATTCTCAGTATCTGTTCGTTTACTTCCAATTTTTTTAAGGCCAAAAAATTGGTTTG from Mya arenaria isolate MELC-2E11 chromosome 3, ASM2691426v1 harbors:
- the LOC128227616 gene encoding uncharacterized protein LOC128227616 isoform X1, producing MRYIHGMFPGMIFPQILQNAISRQWRRVNRNFSSNSLRNKQRTTVQVQQTLGSRHIIYFRFKRYTSTMSRQGLPVDEGVLFGIGNSLLDITVVTDENFLKRFDLKANNAIIAGEKHKEIYHAMLDEFEPSFLPGGATQNSIRVAQWLLGRPKATTFFGSVGHDKFGDILKSTAESVGVNVRYQVVEGLSTGRCGAVITGEDRSLVTELGAAEKFDAKFLDEPENWALVEKAMYFYIGGFFLPVSMDAVLKLLQHAVKTDKTVVMNLHATFLCQYFADKDLNLMQYVDVLFGNGDEAAELCKNMGFSTTDIKEVAIKTSQLPKLNKSRERIVVFTQGRDPTIVAQGGHVTEYPVVPVPHDQIKDTNGCGDAFVGGFLSQLALGKPVVDCLKCGFYASRVVIQYFGCNYPDAPDFP
- the LOC128227616 gene encoding uncharacterized protein LOC128227616 isoform X2, which produces MIGLRYTSTMSRQGLPVDEGVLFGIGNSLLDITVVTDENFLKRFDLKANNAIIAGEKHKEIYHAMLDEFEPSFLPGGATQNSIRVAQWLLGRPKATTFFGSVGHDKFGDILKSTAESVGVNVRYQVVEGLSTGRCGAVITGEDRSLVTELGAAEKFDAKFLDEPENWALVEKAMYFYIGGFFLPVSMDAVLKLLQHAVKTDKTVVMNLHATFLCQYFADKDLNLMQYVDVLFGNGDEAAELCKNMGFSTTDIKEVAIKTSQLPKLNKSRERIVVFTQGRDPTIVAQGGHVTEYPVVPVPHDQIKDTNGCGDAFVGGFLSQLALGKPVVDCLKCGFYASRVVIQYFGCNYPDAPDFP